Proteins encoded together in one Impatiens glandulifera chromosome 1, dImpGla2.1, whole genome shotgun sequence window:
- the LOC124922901 gene encoding miraculin-like has protein sequence MKTSTISLILILQVIFTAASAAPNAVLDINGKKLRSETQYYILPVFRGMGGGLTLGFTGRVNNSEVDFCPLDVVQKGNELETGLPLTFSPVNPKKDVIRESTDLNIQFEASTICIQSTLWKLTGQDEATGLNFVGTGGEKGNPGKDTVSNWFKIEKYDNDYKLVFCPSVCDICKVICMDVGIYVDENHMRRLVLSEKPFKVMFKKVD, from the coding sequence ATGAAGACATCAACAATTTCCTTAATTCTCATCCTTCAAGTCATTTTCACAGCTGCTTCTGCCGCTCCTAACGCTGTCCTCGACATAAATGGAAAGAAACTCCGGTCAGAAACCCAATATTACATCTTACCTGTTTTTCGTGGCATGGGAGGAGGCTTAACTTTGGGCTTCACCGGCCGAGTGAACAACTCTGAAGTCGATTTCTGCCCACTCGATGTCGTCCAGAAAGGCAATGAACTCGAAACTGGCCTCCCGTTGACTTTCTCGCCGGTGAACCCAAAGAAAGATGTCATCCGTGAATCGACAGACCTTAATATTCAGTTCGAAGCTTCCACCATATGCATTCAATCGACGTTATGGAAACTGACAGGTCAGGATGAGGCGACCGGTCTTAACTTTGTGGGTACTGGCGGTGAAAAGGGGAATCCGGGGAAAGATACGGTGAGCAACTGGTTTAAGATAGAGAAATATGATAACGACTACAAGTTGGTGTTCTGTCCGTCGGTCTGCGATATTTGTAAGGTTATATGCATGGATGTCGGAATCTATGTGGATGAAAATCATATGAGGCGTTTAGTACTGAGTGAGAAGCCATTCAAGGTTATGTTTAAGAAAGtggattaa